One genomic window of Cyanobacteriota bacterium includes the following:
- a CDS encoding branched-chain amino acid transaminase gives MAKVAIKIHEYAFLGKDFLKYQDAKISVMTHAFMYGTAVFEGIRAYYNKDKDVLYLLHLRNHFERLLQSCKILRMQPYYDVDQMCELTIELLKKNKPKCDAYIRPSWFKSCERIGPSVICGDDEDSFVMTSLDLGDYLDTSKGISVQISSWRRVSDNAIPPRAKINGSYVNTGLAKANAILAGYDDAIYLTEAGYVAEGSAMNLFIVRKGKLITPRISDNILEGITRNFVSELAIDELGLEVETRAIDRTELYIADEAFFCGTGAQIVPIGSIDNYVLGNGKPGAITSKLQNLYNDIARGKVDKYHGCLVEVK, from the coding sequence ATGGCCAAAGTTGCGATCAAAATTCACGAATATGCTTTTCTTGGCAAAGATTTCTTGAAATATCAAGATGCCAAGATCAGTGTCATGACGCATGCTTTCATGTATGGCACCGCCGTTTTTGAAGGAATTCGAGCTTATTACAACAAAGATAAAGATGTGCTCTATTTACTTCATCTTAGAAATCATTTTGAGAGATTATTACAAAGTTGCAAAATTCTGAGAATGCAACCTTATTATGACGTTGATCAAATGTGTGAACTAACAATAGAACTTCTCAAAAAAAACAAACCAAAGTGCGATGCCTATATCAGACCAAGTTGGTTTAAGTCTTGTGAAAGAATTGGTCCCTCAGTAATTTGTGGTGATGACGAAGATAGTTTCGTGATGACATCTCTTGACCTAGGCGACTACCTTGATACAAGCAAAGGTATCTCAGTACAAATTTCTAGTTGGAGAAGAGTTTCTGATAATGCAATTCCACCTCGCGCCAAAATCAATGGTAGCTATGTCAACACTGGGCTAGCCAAAGCAAACGCGATTCTCGCTGGTTATGACGATGCGATTTATTTGACTGAAGCTGGCTACGTTGCAGAGGGTTCAGCGATGAATTTATTTATTGTGCGCAAAGGCAAATTAATTACTCCACGAATCTCTGACAATATCTTAGAGGGTATTACTCGCAACTTTGTTAGTGAACTTGCAATTGATGAACTTGGCTTAGAAGTTGAAACTCGCGCAATTGACCGCACTGAGCTTTATATCGCAGATGAAGCATTTTTCTGCGGGACCGGCGCGCAAATAGTGCCAATTGGCTCCATTGATAATTATGTTTTAGGCAACGGCAAGCCTGGAGCTATCACCAGTAAATTACAAAATCTCTATAACGATATAGCGAGGGGCAAAGTAGATAAATATCATGGTTGCCTCGTCGAAGTTAAATAA
- a CDS encoding FAD-binding protein, with amino-acid sequence MVASSKLNKFIQEIQDFLKPEQVLDTDTDRYLYETDATSLFKNQAALIVIPNSTQELLNTVQLINKYPELNFVARGAGTGLSGGAIGDSNSVIISIAKLNKLIAYDEANQMALIETGLVNETLSQLVKHTGLHFSPDPSSQAACTIGGNIAENAGGIHCYKHGVSADQILGLEVVLPSGELIYLGQINQQACENFDQGQEIKQIHSAKRSAIDFTRLFVGSEGTFGIATKALVRLQKIPESFLTMQVAFGSAIEAAELVSAIIKAGFKPTALEMIDKGALEAVSKTFDLGIPGESNAVLLIELDGDNDEILLEAKAINQLIKAKFKPLLYKETQDPKERQFLWKVRKGTVAAFGQIAPFWYLYDAVVPRSKIPEATAKIEAIALKYNLRLASVLHAADGNLHPNFLYDPAKDPGVVERIHQASHEIMHLCIELGGVLSGEHGIGVEKRDYMPFLFSDADMETMLKVRRVFDPKMISNPNKIFPIRLCKEC; translated from the coding sequence ATGGTTGCCTCGTCGAAGTTAAATAAATTCATTCAAGAAATTCAAGACTTCTTAAAGCCAGAACAAGTTCTAGACACGGATACCGATCGTTATCTCTACGAAACAGACGCCACTTCCCTCTTTAAAAATCAAGCTGCCTTAATTGTAATCCCTAATAGCACTCAGGAATTATTAAACACCGTTCAATTAATTAATAAATACCCAGAGCTCAACTTCGTTGCCAGAGGTGCAGGCACTGGACTTAGCGGCGGCGCCATTGGCGACAGTAACTCAGTAATAATCTCAATAGCCAAACTCAATAAATTAATCGCTTATGATGAAGCAAATCAAATGGCATTAATTGAAACAGGACTAGTCAATGAAACTCTCAGCCAATTAGTGAAGCACACCGGCTTACATTTCTCGCCAGACCCTAGTTCCCAAGCAGCTTGTACCATTGGTGGCAATATTGCAGAGAACGCTGGCGGCATTCATTGCTACAAACATGGAGTCAGTGCCGATCAAATACTAGGACTGGAAGTAGTTTTGCCAAGTGGTGAACTTATTTATCTAGGTCAAATCAATCAACAAGCCTGTGAAAACTTTGATCAAGGACAAGAAATAAAACAAATTCATTCAGCCAAAAGATCAGCAATTGATTTCACCAGGCTCTTTGTAGGTAGTGAAGGTACCTTTGGAATTGCTACCAAAGCATTAGTGCGCTTACAAAAAATCCCTGAATCATTTCTTACAATGCAAGTTGCTTTTGGTTCGGCGATAGAGGCTGCCGAATTAGTTTCAGCAATTATCAAAGCTGGCTTTAAGCCAACCGCTCTAGAGATGATCGACAAAGGTGCTCTGGAAGCCGTTTCCAAGACTTTTGACTTGGGCATTCCCGGTGAAAGCAATGCTGTTTTATTAATAGAGCTTGATGGCGACAACGATGAGATTCTACTGGAAGCTAAAGCGATTAATCAATTAATCAAAGCTAAGTTCAAACCACTGCTATATAAAGAAACTCAAGATCCAAAAGAGCGACAATTCCTCTGGAAAGTGCGCAAGGGTACCGTTGCAGCCTTTGGTCAAATTGCACCGTTTTGGTATCTTTATGATGCTGTGGTGCCTCGCTCCAAAATCCCTGAGGCAACGGCAAAGATCGAAGCAATTGCCTTGAAATATAATCTCAGACTAGCTAGCGTCTTACATGCTGCTGATGGCAATCTGCATCCTAATTTCTTGTATGATCCAGCAAAAGACCCAGGAGTCGTTGAGCGTATTCATCAAGCAAGCCATGAAATCATGCATCTTTGTATTGAACTAGGTGGTGTGCTTTCTGGTGAGCATGGTATCGGTGTCGAGAAGCGTGACTACATGCCGTTCTTGTTTTCGGATGCCGATATGGAAACCATGCTCAAAGTCAGAAGAGTTTTTGATCCTAAGATGATTAGCAACCCAAATAAAATATTCCCGATTCGTCTCTGCAAAGAATGTTAA